CAAACTGTAgcttttctgaaattttcaatGCAGTTTCAAGTAGTTCCAGTTCTGCAGTAAGATATAACCTGTTGTTCTggaatatttttctcaaatgaGAATTAGAAAACAGTGAAAAACCCTCAAACTAGAAGTCACAGTAAAACCTGTTATAGCTGTTGTCTATAATTGGTAATTCACATTCACAATCTCTACTGTTTCCTGCTAATGTATACTATAATAGGGTTCTATTCATATAGGTTTCTGAGTCGGCTGTGATGCAGGTTGACGTAGGCAAGAGGCCAGTGACTGGCCTTCGCTTGTActtggaagggaggagaagcaaCAGCTTAGCAATTCATCTGCAACATCTGTCTTCTCTTCCTCGAATCTTTGAGCTCCAGGATGACCCCACCAACAGCTCCTCTCATGAATCACATGATCGCAAATACTACGAACCTCTTCAATGGAGACACTTTTCCCACATCTGCACTGCCCCTGTTGAATCTAGTGATTTCTCAATCGTCACTGGGGATCAGTTGCATGTAGCGCACCATGGCCTCAAGAAAGTCCTTTTCCTTCGCCTACACTTCTCAACTGTTACTAATGCTACGCTGGTCAAGAATCCAGAGTGGGGGGGATCTCCTG
This portion of the Phoenix dactylifera cultivar Barhee BC4 unplaced genomic scaffold, palm_55x_up_171113_PBpolish2nd_filt_p 001897F, whole genome shotgun sequence genome encodes:
- the LOC120109191 gene encoding MACPF domain-containing protein At4g24290-like translates to MQVDVGKRPVTGLRLYLEGRRSNSLAIHLQHLSSLPRIFELQDDPTNSSSHESHDRKYYEPLQWRHFSHICTAPVESSDFSIVTGDQLHVAHHGLKKVLFLRLHFSTVTNATLVKNPEWGGSPGLAQKSGLISTLISTHFTAAFQKQPPRPADVNINSAVYPGGPPVPIQTPKLLKLVDTTEMVRGPQDMPGYWVVSGAKLHVERGKISLHVRYSLLTVCLPDDEVFME